The Lasioglossum baleicum unplaced genomic scaffold, iyLasBale1 scaffold0031, whole genome shotgun sequence genomic sequence AGTCGGTCCAGCAGTAGCATGGAACTTCGATCAGGTCGAGGGAGGACGCCACGAAATGCATCAGGCGACTGAGGAGAACTGCGGCTTGCAGTTCAAGGCGCGGGATGGTCAGAGGAGTCAAAGGAGCGACTTTGGACTTTCCAGCAACCAGCGACACTTGAGTGGTTCCGGCGGCCGAGGTGCAACGGACGAAAACGACTGCTGCGTACGCGATCGTCGACGCGTCCGCGAAACCATGAAGTTCAATTCGCGAAGCCACCGGAATAAACCCGATCCATCGTGGAATCTGGATTCCGTTCAGGAGCAAAAATTTGGAATAGATTGATTCCCATTGCTCAAGATACTGAGTCGGGATAACGTCGTCCCATCCTACTTTGAGGCGCCATAATGCTTGAATGAGTATTTTTGCGGGGATTATCGCCGGAGTGACCCATCCGAGAGGGTCGTACAACTTTGCGATAGTTGAAAGAATCGCGCGTTTGGTGAGCGGTGGCGGATCAGAAAGATGGACATTGAATTCGAAGGAATCTCGAGAGGGGTTCCAACTTATCCCGAGGATTTTGACTCGATCGTCGGGAGCGAGAGTTTTGGAACATGCTAGTCCATGATCGTCCTGGTCAATGTCGGAAAGAAATTCGGTTGTATTACTGGCCCATTTTCGTAGCTTCATTTGGCCGCATTGGAGAAGGCGGACCAACTGGTCACGAGATTGGCGAATAGCCGACAGGTCGTTGCCCCCGAAAAGAACATCGTCGACATAAATGTGAGATCGAAGTACGGGAACTGCTAACGGAAATCGTTTGCCTTCATCGTTGATTAGTTGTTGAAGAACGCGGAGAGCCAAGAAGGGAGCACAGGTCATCCCATACGTGACGGTCAGTAACTGAAATGCCTGCGTGTCCTCGGAACGAGAGGGCTTCCAGAGGATGCGTTGGTAATCAACATCGCGTTCGTCCACCAGAATCTGGCGATACATTTTGGCAATGTCTGCAGTATAAACGAATCGAAAGGTTCGCCACCGTAGAATGACGGCAGGAAGATCGAGCTGTAATTTGGGACCCGGCATAAGATGATCATTTAGCGTAGATCCGTTTGAGGTGACACTGGAGGCGTTGAAAACCACGCGAAGATGTGTGGTAACGCTGTCGGCACGTAGGACCGGATGGTGTGGAATGTAAACGCATTGAGAAGAGGAAGGCAAATCGGGAGCTTGACGCATGTGTCCAAGATTCTCGTAATCTCGGAGGAACTCCTTATACTCCTCAGCTAGCGAGGGTTGCAATTGAAATTTCCTATAAATTGATTGTAGGACCTTGTCGGCAGCAGAACGAGAGTGACCGATGTCAATTGGGGGGCCCTTACGGAAAGGGAGACGGACGATATACCGTCCATCGGATGATCGCGACGTGTGCATTTGAAAATGCCGTTCGCATTGTTCTTCCTCCTTGGTGAGGGGGGAATGCGCAGGGATTTCCTCAATTTCCCAGAATCGGCGCAGATCGTTCGACAGAGTGTCGTATTGGATACAGTGATGCATCGAGATGCTTGATTCCGAACGAGGTTGAGAGAGAGGAGATGATACGGGACCAGAGATTACCCAACCGAAAATTGTATTCTGGGCAATAGGCTGCCCGCTTGAACCCTTCTTGAGACCGTCGAGAATTATATGCGAATACACATCTGCGCCGAGAAGGAGATGAATCGCGGCGGAACTCGACGGATCAGAATCGGCCCACTTAAGCTGCGATAAATGAGCGAGGGCTCGATCATTTTGAATACGTTTCGGCATGTATGTGGAGAGCGATTTCAAAACGAGCGCTGTGGTTTCGACTGACGGAGAGTCGGAGTCGCGAGGAGCTACGAGGAGATGCACGGCTCGACGCACCGTACCGGCGTGAACTCCTCCGACGGCGGAAATGGATGTCGCAACGCGGGTGCACGTCGCACGCAATAGGTGCACCATAGATTCAGTGACGAAACTGGCTTCGGATCCTTGATCGACCAAGGCTCGTACGGTGATGCACCGGCCCGACGGAACGCGAATTTGAACCCATGCGGTGGCCAGAAGAATACTTGAACTCGAGGTGGCGAGGGTGGACGCGAAATGCGAATTGATCGCGGACGAATCTTCCGACGGAAGCGGCGACGAGGCTGTACCTGACGGCGCGGAACGAGGTGCATCTTCATGCAATAGCGAATGATGTCGCTTATGACACACACGGCACAAGTACTTGCTCGCACAGTCTCGTAGAACATGATTACCGCTCAAGCAATTAAAACAGCGCGAAAACCTTTGAACTAGTTCACGGCGGCCGCTAGGGTTTTGCGCCATGAATTTCGGGCACGAACTAAAAACATGTGACGCCCTACACACTGGACAGATAGGTCGCGACGTTGTAGAAGACTGCGAGGTGGTCGCTGCGTGGACTCGCGAAAAACCAGCTGTGGGACGAGGCAGAGTTTCCGAGCGCGATGTGGGCGAGGATTCAGATTCAGTTGAAAATTCCTCAAGACCGCGAGCGCGAGAATCGAGAAACTTCTGAAGAGTTTCGAAAGACGGAGGTGTAACGTCGTCGCTGATTTTTAATTTCCACGCCTTTCGCGTCGGACCGTCTAGCTTTTGGGAAACCAGATGGACCAAATGGTCGTTCCAGAGATCCTCTGGTGTTCGTCCGATTTTCTGCAGCGACTTGAGTATGCTGCCGACACGATCGCAAAGGTTTTCCAAATCCGTCGCAGATTCACGAGATAACGCAGGAATGTTTTGCAACTCCGACATGTGAGCGGAAATGATACGCCGCGGATTTTCGTATCGACCTTTCAATGTGTTCCACGCGATTTTGAAATTGTCCTCGGTTATCGATAAGTTGTCAATGCTTTCGAGAGCGCGACCCTTTAATGCGGAAACGAGATAATGTAGGCGCGTTacatcgcgaagcgagcgattaTGTATAATGAGAGCTAAGAATTTATCGCGGAACGATTCCCATTTATCGTAACGGCCTTCAAACTGCGGTAGATCTATCCGTGGAAGCTGTGATTCGGGAACCGACAGACACGCTTGTCCGTCGCTCACGGAAGCAGACTGACCTGGAGAATCGAGAGTGAGCGCGTCGAGATGAGTCGTCATGAACGATAACGTGTCCAGGTAGACCTCCTCCGTTGCAGCGAAATGGTCCTCCAGGAAGTACGGAATGCTCGCACGGTCGTCCGATGGAATGGTAGCGAAGAGGTGGGAATGACCCGTCTCGAACTTCCGCCACTGGTTCTGGAGGTGAACAATTCTTGTCCGCAGGTTGGATTTGGTCCAGTTATTTTTCCCCAGCTTCTTGAGGTTGGTGAGGGCTCGTTCGATCGCCAGCTGCGTCTGCACGTGCCCTTCGAGAGACTGTGCCATGATGACGAAACTCGTACACTCCTTCACTGAATTGATTTTCCtcgcgatccggctcgaaggaccaaaatgttcGGTGGCGATCGACGATCGAATCACCGATATCCGGAACCGCTCAGACGTGAGCGCGTGAGGAACACGATAAGGAGTTAACTTGAAGAAGGAGATGATTCTGAATGCACCTGGCGTGTTTCACAAAGAAAATTTGAACTTTATTTTATAACGATCTAGTTGCCAGAAGATCGCGAACCGTTACCGTGATAATCGTAATATGAGTGCGATGTACAACAGTGGATCGTGGTCGAAAGACGAATAATCGCTAAGACCGAAGAGAGCCTTTTTAAACGCTCTTCGAGCGacaggcggggtcgcacgcgattggatcataatcgatcgcatgatcctcGAAGATGACTGTCCGAgattcaaattgaagatgtttACCGGTAACGAGTGTCGATAAACACACCGTGGCCTAGCGAAACGGTAACAATTGATCGCTGCTCGACTCTAAATATAGACCACAACAAAACAGATCGAACGTCGATCGACAGTCGGCGTAACGACTAATAAATCTTcaatttgaatcccgaacagtAAACAAGACGAAGAAAGGGAAGAAACACGCAGTACAATTCTACAATGAGGGAAAATTCATAGAATACCCCACTTATCCCCGTGGGTATAAGTACAAGGGACCTCGGACGAAATTCACAGTTTATCATGGAAAGCGAAGTCAAAACCATGTCAACGAGGAACACTACGTGCGACAGGGCCACGCAAGCCTACGCGGCCTGGGCGATGATGTCGAAAGCAACGCAGACAGGAATGGACCTGCGGTACCATGAAATTCAAAACTATCTAAATAGGAAAAGAGGTTAAAGCGCTTACTTAACAATTTTGAATCAAACCACAGGTATCATCACTCCCCAGTCAAAGAGCTGACAGTAAGAACAGCGCGGCCATGGAGTTGCAACAGATATCGGCGATTCCGGGCAGGCGTGGCGACACAAGCCACCACAAAAAAAAGAAGCCAACATACGCAGACACCACAGaagggtccagcggaagacGGCggcaaaaagcggaaaaaatcCACCTACATTTCCACGGTGACGAATCCGCCCGCAGAAGACCAGGAAGCGGACCTGTCGTGGGAAGTGATCCCTGAGTTCGTCGAAGCCGCGAGCAGGAGGGTATGCGGAGACGAACCAGTACACCCATTCACACCAGCAGAGGACAAAATGGAACGCTCTTGGGAGATCATACCGATGGAACGCGAGCAACCGGTCGAAATTCCATCCCTCAATCCGAGAGACCCACTGGGCCTACTGTCCTTGACCGAGGAACTGATAACCAACCTGCTGGAGATGCCAGAGCAACAGCGGGATTAATGGAATGTTCCAgtgcaatttttttttctcgttccTCGTTCTCGGTTCTCTTCTTCGGTGCCTGGGATGAGCAAAAGTGAAAAGTGTTGTTTTTTATATTAGAGCTCTGTgcaaagtattttttagtttgttGCAATGCCAAATCGGCAGCACAGAAGTTAAgttgattttcttttccctttgtGAATACATAATCAtagttgcaaaaaaaaaaaaaaaaaaaaaaaaaaaaaaatccttttGCTCATTCTTAATAGTCACATATATAAAGCCGAATAGTGGGCGTGTGTGTGTTGGACAGGCGCGGGTGTGTGATCTGTGCATTGCGTGTGTGTGTTTTCGTAATGCTAATACAGCGCAAGTTTACTGCGTACTTGCATCTGCATTAGCAATTCACAGTGGGGGGCATATGTAACCGTACCAATTACATATcgagtgagagcgagagggactATCGCGAATCCCCACCACAGCGTGTCGCGACAAGATCTGCGATCCTTGTCAAAATAAAGGACCGCAGATCATCATCGCTAATTAGGATGCGCGCGCACCGATCCCCACTCGATACAGATCGAGGGAGGTCGATGCGCGAAGCAAATtcatcactctacgtctggaagcgggtctaataacacgcgactctaatagatccggcgaaaaccggtactcgttcgagaagtcaaaccgacttcgcatttctagtcaaaccgcctagattgccttcgtcttgtacgcgcctcaaaccgaggagtcacAAGTACAAACCGTACTGTGGCACAGCCGAGATTAATAACTATTATCGTGTGTAACTATCGTGTCGGCGTAGAGTCAAGTGTAAAGGTAACGTACGAGAAGACGGCAATCTAATAGGAACTGTCGATAGATAGAGtcgtgttattattattaaaatcataattgaacgacagaaggatttagtacgactcttatttgcgattctagaaccggagtgggatcaggctcgcttaatagcgcagacgAATTCACTCTTTCGGTGAAGCCTAGTAAAAGGAGTCTTGTACGTGTCGGCATATATGTGCTTCTCCGAGAAATCGGCAGAGTACGTATGTGATACGACGGTCGTCATCTGTCGGGTTTTTACACGTTCAAAGGACAAAAGTGATTATGTACTGTGTTGATTTACTATTCCAGAACCGGAGTGgaatcaggctcgcttaatagcgcagaaggaTTCACTCTTTTGGTGTTGCATAGTAAAGAGGCGCCTTGTACGTGTTGGCATACAGCATACTTCTCCGAGCAATCGGCAGAGTATCTATGTGTTTCGACGGTCATTTGTTGTCCGGAGTATAAACTGTAGAATTGATTAGCACAATACGAGTGACTAGACACTGAACCGGAATACAAACGGGCTCACCGCTTGGTGCAGAAAGGGTGTGTTCTTTTGGTGAGGCAAAGGTGACGAGTATTGTGCGTGTGAGCAGGGGCGATACCTCTCCGAGGGGTCGGCAGGGTACGCTCGTGTTATAACGATCGAGTCTAGCAGTCCATGTACGTTTAACATCTAAATCCAGATCAATAACGATTGTTGAAACAATTCCAGACGTAGCGTCTCGTGGGTGTACTGGGAGCGTGGCtataatttgaagtatcgcgtttggcgaccatatttgtagtgggagttttcggtaaagaatatattatcttgcctgcgtgcaagtttctttgataaTCGCATTTAGCGAACGTCTCTTCAAGGTTTACAGTAAGAAACTTTGACTGGGTGGAAACCCcaatttgaagtatcgcgtttggcgaccgtatttgtagtaggagttttcggttaaaaatatattatcttgcccgtatgcaagtttctttgattcgcgagcgaaaccgtatccgtcacggtttatacattttcattatatattacataGAACGGTTCCTCGGAAAACCTTTGAATTTCGGAGAAGTAGGGTTACCTCACGGTATTGATTTACAACACTGAGTATATTAGTTGTCGGCGAACAAATGTGCGACATACTAGCGTGTTGACGCCGAGAGTCTATAATCCTGACGGAAGATCTCTATATAGAAAAACCTGTATACAAAGCTTGGTACAATATACCCtacttttacctcctaactggttctcaacttatttatcagataatccaaacctctccgcttccagtgcctggaggcacgaactaAACATCTTTTGTTTCAGTCAATTATTATGTTTAATTATTGATAAAGTAAATTCTGTTAAATTCAATCAATAGTAATTCAGGAAGTAACATTAATACGGttacatgcgttatgcgttatgcgttatgcgttatgcgttattcgtcatgcgttatgacatttgcgttatgcgttatgcgttgtgcgtttgcgttgtgcgttgtgcgttgtgcgttgtgcgttgtgcgttgtgcgttgtgcgttgtgcgttatgcgttatgcgttatgcgttatgagttatgcgttatgcgttatgcgttatgcgttatgcgttatgcgttatgcgttatgcgttatgcattatgcattatgcgttatgcgttatgcattatgcgttatgcgttatgcgttatgccttatgcgttatgcgttatgcgttatgcgttatgcgttgtgcgttgtgcgttgtgcgttgtgcgttgttcgttgtgcgttgtgcgttgtgcgttgtgcgttatgcgttatgcgttatgcgttatgcgttatgcgttatgcgttatgcgttatgcgttatgcgttatgcgttatgcgttatgcgttatgcattatgcgatatgcgctacgtgttatgcgttatgggctatgcgttatgcgttatgggctatgcgttatgcgttatgcgttatgcgttatgacttttgcattatgcgttatgcgttatgcgttgtgcgttgtgcgttgtgcgttgtgcgttgtgcgttgtgcgttgtgcgttgtgcgttgtgcgttgtgcgttgtgcgttgtgcgttgtgcgttgtgcgttgtgcgttgttcgttgtgcgttgtgcgttgtgcgttatgcgttatgcgttatgcgttatgcgttatgcgttatgcgttatgcgttatgcgttaagcgttatgcgttatgcgttatgcgttatgcattatgcgatatgcgctacgtgttatgcgttatgggctatgcgttatgcgttatgcgttatgcgttatgacttttgcattatgcgttatgcgttatgcgttatgcgttatgcgttatgcgttatgcgttatgcgttatgcgttatgcgttatgcgttatgcgttatgcgttatgcgttatgcgttatgcgttatgcgttatgcgttatgcgttatgcgttatgcgttatgcgttatgcgttatgcgttatgcgttatgcgttatgcgttatgcgttatgcgttatgcgttatgcgttatgcgttatgcgttatgcgttatgcgttatgcgttatgcgttatgcgttatgcgttatgcgttatgcgttatgcgttatgcgttatgcgttatgcgttatgcgttatgcgttaagcgttatgcgttatgactattgcattatgcgttatgacttttgcattatgcgttatgcgttatgcgttatgcgttatgcgttatgcgttatgcgttatgcgttatgcgttatgcgttatgcgttatgcgttatgcgttatgcgttatgcgttatgcgttatgcattatgcgatatgcgctacgtgttatgcgttatgggctatgcgttatgcgttatgggctatgcgttatgcgttatgcgttatgcgttatgacttttgcattatgcgttatgcgttatgcgttgtgcgttgtgcgttgtgcgttgtgcgttgtgcgttgtgcgttgtgcgttgtgcgttgtgcgttgtgcgttgtgcgttgtgcgttgtgcgttgtgcgttgtgcgttgtgcgttgtgcgttgtgcgttgttcgttgtgcgttgtgcgttgtgcgttatgcgttatgcgttatgcgttatgcgttatgcgttaagcgttatgcgttatgcgttatgcgttatgcattatgcgatatgcgctacgtgttatgcgttatgggctatgcgttatgcgttatgcgttatgcgttatgacttttgcattatgcgttatgcgttatgcgttatgcgttatgcgttatgcgttatgcgttatgcgttatgcgttatgcgttatgcgttatgcgttatgcgttatgcgttatgcgttatgcgttaagcgttatgcgttatgacttttgcattatgcgttatgacttttgcattatgcgttatgcgttatgcgttatgcgttatgcgttatgcgttatgcgttatgcgttatgcgttatgcgttatgcgttatgcgttatgcgttatgcgttatgcgttatgcgttatgcgttatgcgttatgcgttatgcgttatgcgttatgcgttatgcgttatgcgttatgcgttatgcgttatgcgttatgcgttatgcgttatgcgttatgcgttatgcgttatgcgttatgcgttatgcgttatgcgttatgcgttatgcgttattcgttatgcgttatgacatttgcgttatgcgttatgcgttatgcgttatgcgttatgcgttatgcgttattcgttatgcgttatgacatttgcgttatgcgttatgcgttgtgcgttgtgcgttgtgcgttgtgcgttgtgcgttgtgcgttctgcgttgtgcgttgtgcgttgtgcgttgtgcgttgtgcgttgtgcgttgtgcgttgtgcgttgtgcgttgtgcgttatgcgttatgcgttatgcgttattcgttatgcgttatgacatttgcgttatgcgttgtgcgttgtgcgttgtgcgttgtgcgttgtgcgttatgcgttatgcgttatgcgttatgcgttatgggtgatgcgttatgcgttatgcgttatgcgttatgcattatgcgatatgcgctacgtgttatgcgttatgggctatgcgttatgcgttatgcgttatgcgttatgactttcgcattatgcgttatgcgttatgcgttatgcattatgcgttatgcgttatgcattatgcgttatgcgttatgcgttatgcgttatgcgttatgcgttattcgttatgcgttatgacatttgcgttatgcgttatgcgttgtgcgttgtgcgttgtgcgttgtgcgttgtgcgttgtgcgttgtgcgttctgcgttgtgcgttgtgcgttgtgcgttgtgcgttgtgcgttgtgcgttgtgcgttgtgcgttgtgcgttgtgcgttgtgcgttgtgcgttgtgcgttgtgcgttgtgcgttgtgcgttgtgcgttgtgcgttgtgcgttgtgcgttatgcgttatgcgttatgcgttatgcgttatgcgttattcgttatgcgttatgacatttgcgttatgcgttgtgcgttgtgcgttgtgcgttgtgcgttgtgcgttgtgcgttgtgcgttgtgcgttgttcgttgtgcgttgtgcgttgtgcgttatgcgttatgcgttatgcgttatgcgttatgcgttatgcgttatgcgttatgcgttatgcgttatgcgttatgcgttatgggtgatgcgttatgcgttatgcgttatgcgttatgcattatgcgatatgcgctacgtgttatgcgttatgggctatgcgttatgcgttatgcgttatgcgttatgactttcgcattatgcgttatgcgttatgcgttatgcattatgcgttatgcgttatgcattatgcgttatgcgttatgcgttatgcgttgtgcgttgtgcgttgtgcgttgttcgttgtgcgttgtgcgttgtgcgttatgcgttatgcgttatgcgttatgcgttatgcgttatgcgttatgcgttatgcgttatgcgttatgcgttatgggtgatgcgttatgcgttatgcgttatgcgttatgcgttatgcgttatgcgttatgcgttatgcgttatgcgttatgcgttatgcgttatgcgatatgcgctacgtgttatgcgttatgggctatgcgttatgcgttatgcgttatgcgttatgactttcgcattatgcgttatgcattatgcgttatgcgttatgcgttatgcgttatgccttatgcgttatgcgttatgcgttatgcgttatgcgttgtgcgttgtgcgttgtgcgttgttcgttgtgcgttgtgcgttgtgcgttgtgcgttgtgcgttgtgcgttgtgcgtcatgcgttatgcgttatgcgttatgcgttatgcgttatgcgttatgcgttatgcgttatgcgttatgcgttattcgtcatgcgttatgacatttgcgttatgcgttatgcgttgtgcgttgtgcgttgtgcgttgttcgttgtgcgttgtgcgttgtgcgttgtgcgttgtgcgttgtgcgttgtgcgtcatgcgttatgcgttatgcgttatgcgttatgcgttatgggtgatgcgttatgcgttatgcgttatgcattatgcgatatgcgctacgtgttatgcgttatgggctatgcgttatgcgttatgcgttatgcgttatgactttcgcattatgcgttatgcgttatgcgttatgcattatgcgttatgcgttatgcattatgcgttatgcgttatgcgttatgcgttatgccttatgcgttatgcgttatgcgttatgcgttatgcgttgtgcgttgtgcgttgtgcgttgttcgttgtgcgttgtgcgttgtgcgttatgcgttatgcgttatgcgttatgcgttatgcgttatgcgttatgcgttatgcattatgcgatatgcgctacgtgttatgcgttatgggctatgcgttatgcgttatgggctatgcgttatgcgttatgcgttatgacttttgcattatgcgttatgcgttatgcgttatgcgttatgcgttgtgcgttgtgcgttgtgcgttgtgcgttgtgcgttgtgcgttgtgcgttgtgcgttgtgcgttgtgcgttgtgcgttgtgcgttgtgcgttgtgcgttgtgcgttgtgcgttgtgcgttgtgcgttatgcgttatgcgttatgcgttatgcgttatgcgttatgcgttatgcgttatgcattatgcgatatgcgctacgtgttatgcgttatgggctatgcgttatgcgttatgggctatgcgttatgcgttatgcgttatgacttttgcattatgcgttgtgcgttgtgcgttgtgcgttgtgcgtcatgcgttatgcgttatgcgttatgcgttatgcgttatgcgttatgcgttatgcgttatgcgttatgcgttattcgtcatgcgttatgacatttgcgttatgcgttatgcgttgtgcgttgtgcgttgtgcgttgttcgttgtgcgttgtgcgttatgcgttatgggtgatgcgttatgcgttatgcgttatgcattatgcgatatgcgctacgtgttatgcgttatgggctatgcgttatgcgttatgcgttatgcgttatgactttcgcattatgcgttatgcgttatgcgttatgcattatgcgttatgcgttatgcattatgcgttatgcgttatgcgttatgcgttatgccttatgcgttatgcgttatgcgtt encodes the following:
- the LOC143219483 gene encoding uncharacterized protein LOC143219483, with the translated sequence MAQSLEGHVQTQLAIERALTNLKKLGKNNWTKSNLRTRIVHLQNQWRKFETGHSHLFATIPSDDRASIPYFLEDHFAATEEVYLDTLSFMTTHLDALTLDSPGQSASVSDGQACLSVPESQLPRIDLPQFEGRYDKWESFRDKFLALIIHNRSLRDVTRLHYLVSALKGRALESIDNLSITEDNFKIAWNTLKGRYENPRRIISAHMSELQNIPALSRESATDLENLCDRVGSILKSLQKIGRTPEDLWNDHLVHLVSQKLDGPTRKAWKLKISDDVTPPSFETLQKFLDSRARGLEEFSTESESSPTSRSETLPRPTAGFSRVHAATTSQSSTTSRPICPVCRASHVFSSCPKFMAQNPSGRRELVQRFSRCFNCLSGNHVLRDCASKYLCRVCHKRHHSLLHEDAPRSAPSGTASSPLPSEDSSAINSHFASTLATSSSSILLATAWVQIRVPSGRCITVRALVDQGSEASFVTESMVHLLRATCTRVATSISAVGGVHAGTVRRAVHLLVAPRDSDSPSVETTALVLKSLSTYMPKRIQNDRALAHLSQLKWADSDPSSSAAIHLLLGADVYSHIILDGLKKGSSGQPIAQNTIFGWVISGPVSSPLSQPRSESSISMHHCIQYDTLSNDLRRFWEIEEIPAHSPLTKEEEQCERHFQMHTSRSSDGRYIVRLPFRKGPPIDIGHSRSAADKVLQSIYRKFQLQPSLAEEYKEFLRDYENLGHMRQAPDLPSSSQCVYIPHHPVLRADSVTTHLRVVFNASSVTSNGSTLNDHLMPGPKLQLDLPAVILRWRTFRFVYTADIAKMYRQILVDERDVDYQRILWKPSRSEDTQAFQLLTVTYGMTCAPFLALRVLQQLINDEGKRFPLAVPVLRSHIYVDDVLFGGNDLSAIRQSRDQLVRLLQCGQMKLRKWASNTTEFLSDIDQDDHGLACSKTLAPDDRVKILGISWNPSRDSFEFNVHLSDPPPLTKRAILSTIAKLYDPLGWVTPAIIPAKILIQALWRLKVGWDDVIPTQYLEQWESIYSKFLLLNGIQIPRWIGFIPVASRIELHGFADASTIAYAAVVFVRCTSAAGTTQVSLVAGKSKVAPLTPLTIPRLELQAAVLLSRLMHFVASSLDLIEVPCYCWTDSTVALAWLKSHPSKWKMFVANRVADVQTRLPHAIWQHVPTTDNPADCASRGLSSGELVKSHLWWHGPSWLLEDSTEWPLQPQYFTVEDQSESKVVLHSVAPAPVCELESRFSSWPKLMRVTAYIQRFVRNARCCRRSRQRCFLGRALSAREVSDAKNFWLRRIQAIQFPETIAAIKNKKSLSSKDSLESLNPFIDENGLLRVGGRLRNAVLPVQSKHPVVLAPHPLVRLIIEQAHARALHAGLQLTLYILRQEYWLLRGRSQVKAVIHACVKCVRERASIPTQIMGDLPAVRVSPPKKPFSHCGLDYAGPVLIRASAGRGITSRKAYIALFICMATKAVHLELVADYSTSAFLNAYVRFCSRRGLPESMYSDNGTTFVGADRELTMSYRAALRNPEFQNQTASDGVVWHFNPPSAPHFGGLWEAGVKSVKHHLRRVLGDRKLTFEEFTTLLCAIEACLNSRPISPLSDTLDDVVPLTPGHFLIGSALTTPPQPSLLDIAENRLSRWQLVRHMTERFWKLWQNDYLNTLQQRGKWRRPRPSISIGQLVLLRNSDLPPCKWELGRVVQLHPGDDNHIRVVTVKTSTSCFRRPIVKLCPLPVACESER